In a genomic window of Mus pahari chromosome 8, PAHARI_EIJ_v1.1, whole genome shotgun sequence:
- the Egr3 gene encoding early growth response protein 3 isoform X2 — protein MEPCAAWSPHGGRENVMDIGLTNEKPNPELSYSGSFQPAPGNKTVTYLGKFAFDSPSNWCQDNIISLMSAGILGVPPASGALSTQTSTASMVQPPQGDVEAMYPALPPYSNCGDLYSEPVSFHDPQGNPGLAYSPQDYQSAKPALDSNLFPMIPDYNLYHHPNDMGSIPEHKPFQGMDPIRVNPPPITPLETIKAFKDKQIHPGFGSLPQPPLTLKPIRPRKYPNRPSKTPLHERPHACPAEGCDRRFSRSDELTRHLRIHTGHKPFQCRICMRSFSRSDHLTTHIRTHTGEKPFACEFCGRKFARSDERKRHAKIHLKQKEKKSEKGGAPSASSAPTVSLAPVVTTCA, from the exons ATGGAGCCATGTGCGGCGTGGAGTCCCCACGGTGGGAGAG AGAATGTGATGGACATCGGTCTGACCAACGAGAAGCCCAATCCGGAACTCTCTTATTCGGGCTCTTTCCAGCCAGCCCCCGGCAACAAGACCGTGACCTACTTGGGAAAGTTCGCTTTCGACTCTCCTTCCAACTGGTGCCAGGACAACATCATTAGCCTCATGAGTGCCGGCATCTTGGGGGTGCCCCCGGCCTCAGGGGCGCTCAGTACGCAGACGTCCACGGCTAGCATGGTGCAGCCTCCTCAGGGAGACGTGGAGGCCATGTATCCGGCGCTGCCCCCTTATTCCAACTGCGGCGATCTCTACTCGGAGCCCGTGTCTTTCCACGACCCCCAGGGAAACCCTGGGCTCGCCTATTCCCCCCAGGATTACCAATCGGCCAAGCCAGCCTTGGACAGCAATCTTTTCCCCATGATTCCTGACTACAACCTGTACCACCATCCCAACGACATGGGCTCCATTCCGGAACACAAGCCCTTCCAGGGCATGGACCCCATCCGGGTCAACCCACCCCCTATTACCCCACTGGAGACCATCAAGGCCTTCAAAGACAAGCAGATCCACCCGGGCTTCGGCAGCTTGCCCCAACCGCCGCTCACTCTCAAGCCCATCCGGCCCCGCAAGTACCCCAATCGGCCTAGCAAGACCCCGCTTCACGAGCGGCCCCACGCGTGTCCCGCGGAAGGCTGTGACCGCCGTTTCAGCCGCTCAGACGAGCTGACCCGGCACCTGCGCATCCACACGGGCCACAAGCCCTTCCAGTGTCGGATCTGCATGCGCAGCTTCAGCCGCAGCGACCACCTCACCACTCACATCCGCACGCACACCGGGGAGAAGCCCTTTGCCTGTGAGTTCTGTGGGCGCAAGTTTGCGCGCAGCGACGAGCGCAAGCGCCACGCCAAGATCCACCTCaagcaaaaggagaagaaatcGGAGAAAGGGGGTGCGCCCTCTGCATCCTCGGCGCCCACCGTGTCCCTGGCCCCTGTGGTCACCACCTGCGCCTGA
- the Egr3 gene encoding early growth response protein 3 isoform X1, with the protein MTGKLAEKLPVTMSSLLNQLPDNLYPEEIPSALNLFSGSSDSVAHYNQMATENVMDIGLTNEKPNPELSYSGSFQPAPGNKTVTYLGKFAFDSPSNWCQDNIISLMSAGILGVPPASGALSTQTSTASMVQPPQGDVEAMYPALPPYSNCGDLYSEPVSFHDPQGNPGLAYSPQDYQSAKPALDSNLFPMIPDYNLYHHPNDMGSIPEHKPFQGMDPIRVNPPPITPLETIKAFKDKQIHPGFGSLPQPPLTLKPIRPRKYPNRPSKTPLHERPHACPAEGCDRRFSRSDELTRHLRIHTGHKPFQCRICMRSFSRSDHLTTHIRTHTGEKPFACEFCGRKFARSDERKRHAKIHLKQKEKKSEKGGAPSASSAPTVSLAPVVTTCA; encoded by the exons ATGACCGGCAAACTCGCCGAGAAGCTGCCGGTGACCATGAGCAGTTTGCTAAATCAATTGCCTGACAATCTGTACCCCGAGGAGATCCCCAGCGCGCTCAACCTCTTCTCCGGCAGCAGTGACTCGGTAGCCCATTACAATCAGATGGCTACAG AGAATGTGATGGACATCGGTCTGACCAACGAGAAGCCCAATCCGGAACTCTCTTATTCGGGCTCTTTCCAGCCAGCCCCCGGCAACAAGACCGTGACCTACTTGGGAAAGTTCGCTTTCGACTCTCCTTCCAACTGGTGCCAGGACAACATCATTAGCCTCATGAGTGCCGGCATCTTGGGGGTGCCCCCGGCCTCAGGGGCGCTCAGTACGCAGACGTCCACGGCTAGCATGGTGCAGCCTCCTCAGGGAGACGTGGAGGCCATGTATCCGGCGCTGCCCCCTTATTCCAACTGCGGCGATCTCTACTCGGAGCCCGTGTCTTTCCACGACCCCCAGGGAAACCCTGGGCTCGCCTATTCCCCCCAGGATTACCAATCGGCCAAGCCAGCCTTGGACAGCAATCTTTTCCCCATGATTCCTGACTACAACCTGTACCACCATCCCAACGACATGGGCTCCATTCCGGAACACAAGCCCTTCCAGGGCATGGACCCCATCCGGGTCAACCCACCCCCTATTACCCCACTGGAGACCATCAAGGCCTTCAAAGACAAGCAGATCCACCCGGGCTTCGGCAGCTTGCCCCAACCGCCGCTCACTCTCAAGCCCATCCGGCCCCGCAAGTACCCCAATCGGCCTAGCAAGACCCCGCTTCACGAGCGGCCCCACGCGTGTCCCGCGGAAGGCTGTGACCGCCGTTTCAGCCGCTCAGACGAGCTGACCCGGCACCTGCGCATCCACACGGGCCACAAGCCCTTCCAGTGTCGGATCTGCATGCGCAGCTTCAGCCGCAGCGACCACCTCACCACTCACATCCGCACGCACACCGGGGAGAAGCCCTTTGCCTGTGAGTTCTGTGGGCGCAAGTTTGCGCGCAGCGACGAGCGCAAGCGCCACGCCAAGATCCACCTCaagcaaaaggagaagaaatcGGAGAAAGGGGGTGCGCCCTCTGCATCCTCGGCGCCCACCGTGTCCCTGGCCCCTGTGGTCACCACCTGCGCCTGA
- the Egr3 gene encoding early growth response protein 3 isoform X3 produces MDIGLTNEKPNPELSYSGSFQPAPGNKTVTYLGKFAFDSPSNWCQDNIISLMSAGILGVPPASGALSTQTSTASMVQPPQGDVEAMYPALPPYSNCGDLYSEPVSFHDPQGNPGLAYSPQDYQSAKPALDSNLFPMIPDYNLYHHPNDMGSIPEHKPFQGMDPIRVNPPPITPLETIKAFKDKQIHPGFGSLPQPPLTLKPIRPRKYPNRPSKTPLHERPHACPAEGCDRRFSRSDELTRHLRIHTGHKPFQCRICMRSFSRSDHLTTHIRTHTGEKPFACEFCGRKFARSDERKRHAKIHLKQKEKKSEKGGAPSASSAPTVSLAPVVTTCA; encoded by the coding sequence ATGGACATCGGTCTGACCAACGAGAAGCCCAATCCGGAACTCTCTTATTCGGGCTCTTTCCAGCCAGCCCCCGGCAACAAGACCGTGACCTACTTGGGAAAGTTCGCTTTCGACTCTCCTTCCAACTGGTGCCAGGACAACATCATTAGCCTCATGAGTGCCGGCATCTTGGGGGTGCCCCCGGCCTCAGGGGCGCTCAGTACGCAGACGTCCACGGCTAGCATGGTGCAGCCTCCTCAGGGAGACGTGGAGGCCATGTATCCGGCGCTGCCCCCTTATTCCAACTGCGGCGATCTCTACTCGGAGCCCGTGTCTTTCCACGACCCCCAGGGAAACCCTGGGCTCGCCTATTCCCCCCAGGATTACCAATCGGCCAAGCCAGCCTTGGACAGCAATCTTTTCCCCATGATTCCTGACTACAACCTGTACCACCATCCCAACGACATGGGCTCCATTCCGGAACACAAGCCCTTCCAGGGCATGGACCCCATCCGGGTCAACCCACCCCCTATTACCCCACTGGAGACCATCAAGGCCTTCAAAGACAAGCAGATCCACCCGGGCTTCGGCAGCTTGCCCCAACCGCCGCTCACTCTCAAGCCCATCCGGCCCCGCAAGTACCCCAATCGGCCTAGCAAGACCCCGCTTCACGAGCGGCCCCACGCGTGTCCCGCGGAAGGCTGTGACCGCCGTTTCAGCCGCTCAGACGAGCTGACCCGGCACCTGCGCATCCACACGGGCCACAAGCCCTTCCAGTGTCGGATCTGCATGCGCAGCTTCAGCCGCAGCGACCACCTCACCACTCACATCCGCACGCACACCGGGGAGAAGCCCTTTGCCTGTGAGTTCTGTGGGCGCAAGTTTGCGCGCAGCGACGAGCGCAAGCGCCACGCCAAGATCCACCTCaagcaaaaggagaagaaatcGGAGAAAGGGGGTGCGCCCTCTGCATCCTCGGCGCCCACCGTGTCCCTGGCCCCTGTGGTCACCACCTGCGCCTGA